A single genomic interval of Metasolibacillus fluoroglycofenilyticus harbors:
- the lpdA gene encoding dihydrolipoyl dehydrogenase → MFDIAIIGGGIGGYTAAIKAAKEGLKVALFEKDKLGGTCLHEGCIPTKTFLQLSNKYQDVYKLQKMGFGQLQIPEIATLDWSQFLQYKNQVVNQLFQGVQYLIQKNKIQLFPKKVTAISKAGPFSISTADRVVQAKHVILATGSKPIVPLNVHKKYSNVLSSDQLLSLHELPKSIVIVGSGVIGIEFATFFSQLNIPVTIVEKEETILGAVDSEIAQHLKQSLTRKGVQFKTGCEVLFNQIEESENEVTLKLRQGAEILEEKAQYVLVAIGRKGHYGDIDFSSLKKENEQFPVDKYLKTKVSNLYIIGDASGNVQLAHAAAYQAEIVIQRILGHEVNSYDELLVPKCIYSVPEVSSIGFTEREAKESYEVKVGKFQLNANGKSLITGETEGFIKVIADKATDRILGVHIIGDKATELISEGSLAMLFEATASEIGMTVHPHPTVSEIFNEAALAVDGKEIHS, encoded by the coding sequence ATGTTTGATATAGCGATTATAGGCGGAGGGATAGGAGGCTATACTGCCGCAATAAAGGCTGCGAAAGAAGGCTTGAAAGTAGCGTTATTTGAAAAGGATAAATTAGGTGGAACATGTTTACATGAAGGCTGTATACCAACCAAAACATTTTTGCAGCTATCTAATAAATATCAGGATGTTTACAAATTACAAAAAATGGGCTTTGGCCAATTGCAAATTCCTGAAATTGCAACGCTTGATTGGAGCCAATTTCTTCAGTATAAAAATCAAGTAGTAAATCAATTATTTCAAGGTGTACAGTATTTAATTCAAAAAAATAAAATTCAGCTATTCCCTAAAAAAGTAACTGCCATTTCAAAGGCAGGGCCATTTTCCATTTCTACGGCAGACAGAGTTGTGCAGGCAAAGCATGTAATTTTAGCAACAGGAAGTAAGCCAATTGTTCCTTTAAATGTACATAAAAAGTACAGTAACGTATTATCTAGTGACCAATTACTTAGCTTACATGAATTACCGAAATCAATCGTTATTGTAGGGTCGGGTGTTATAGGAATCGAATTTGCAACTTTCTTTAGTCAATTAAATATTCCTGTGACAATTGTAGAAAAGGAAGAAACTATTTTAGGTGCAGTTGATAGTGAAATTGCGCAGCACTTGAAGCAGTCATTGACGAGGAAAGGTGTGCAATTTAAAACCGGCTGTGAGGTTTTATTCAATCAAATTGAAGAGTCCGAAAATGAGGTCACTTTGAAGCTAAGGCAAGGTGCGGAAATTCTAGAGGAAAAGGCACAATATGTGCTCGTCGCAATTGGTCGAAAAGGGCATTATGGAGACATAGATTTTTCAAGTTTAAAGAAAGAGAATGAGCAATTTCCTGTAGATAAATATTTAAAGACAAAAGTATCAAACCTCTACATTATCGGTGATGCTTCTGGCAACGTCCAATTAGCACATGCCGCAGCATATCAAGCAGAGATAGTCATTCAGAGGATATTAGGACACGAGGTAAATTCATATGATGAGCTTCTAGTACCTAAATGTATTTATAGTGTCCCAGAAGTATCTTCGATTGGATTTACAGAACGAGAGGCAAAGGAAAGCTACGAGGTAAAGGTAGGTAAATTCCAGTTAAATGCCAATGGTAAGTCGTTAATTACTGGTGAAACAGAAGGATTTATTAAAGTAATTGCTGATAAGGCGACAGACCGTATTTTAGGAGTGCATATTATAGGCGATAAAGCAACAGAGCTTATTAGTGAGGGCAGCTTAGCCATGTTATTTGAAGCAACAGCCTCAGAAATTGGAATGACTGTTCATCCACATCCAACCGTAAGTGAAATATTTAATGAGGCAGCCTTAGCTGTTGATGGAAAAGAGATTCATAGTTAA
- a CDS encoding dihydrolipoamide acetyltransferase family protein: MTITSINLPKMSLNMEEGTIVSWLVKEGQQVQKGDALFEVQTDKAISEVEANKDGYLREILVQDGKTVAVGTAVGVLVDDLAEQSEELKPVQEEKAKVAPIEEVVQKQLIQIKKSPNAARLRISPVSRKLIAQHDLDPTKIDATGPLGRIVLRDVYREIDKLQKLEQGLVNTEASLEKVTAIRKAIAQNLTKSVQEIPQFTITKEVAVEKLEHSRIEMNTFSSGESRLSMNDFLIKAIADTIAVHPKFNNYYIVKNNEHYIQNNKSIHIGLAVATEKGLFVPVIRNVEAKSLVEIMQERKRLIEKTKQGKLSPEEMSGATFTISSLGSFNIKQFTAIINPPESGILAVGKVEDYLYLEQGEVKSQKRLNLTASFDHRLVDGADGAQFMNTLEEVLIKDSWYLF, translated from the coding sequence ATGACAATAACATCCATTAACTTGCCTAAAATGAGTTTGAATATGGAAGAAGGAACGATTGTTAGCTGGTTAGTAAAAGAAGGTCAGCAGGTGCAAAAAGGCGATGCTCTTTTTGAAGTTCAAACTGATAAAGCTATATCTGAAGTTGAGGCTAATAAGGACGGTTACTTAAGAGAAATTTTAGTGCAAGATGGAAAAACGGTAGCAGTTGGAACAGCGGTAGGGGTGCTAGTAGATGACCTTGCTGAACAGTCGGAGGAGCTAAAGCCTGTGCAAGAAGAGAAGGCGAAAGTAGCTCCTATAGAAGAAGTAGTACAAAAACAATTAATACAGATTAAAAAAAGTCCCAATGCTGCAAGGCTACGCATTTCACCAGTTTCAAGAAAGCTTATTGCACAACATGACTTAGACCCTACAAAAATTGACGCGACAGGACCTTTAGGAAGAATTGTTTTACGCGATGTCTACCGAGAAATTGACAAATTACAAAAGCTTGAACAAGGGCTAGTAAATACGGAAGCAAGCTTGGAAAAGGTGACAGCTATTCGTAAAGCAATTGCTCAAAATTTAACGAAGAGTGTTCAAGAAATTCCGCAATTTACAATTACAAAGGAAGTAGCTGTTGAAAAATTAGAACATTCAAGAATTGAGATGAATACATTCAGTAGTGGTGAATCGCGATTGTCGATGAATGACTTTTTAATTAAAGCAATTGCCGATACAATTGCTGTTCATCCAAAATTTAATAACTATTATATCGTAAAAAATAACGAGCATTATATTCAGAATAATAAGTCAATTCATATCGGGTTGGCGGTTGCAACAGAGAAGGGGCTATTTGTTCCAGTTATTCGAAATGTAGAGGCAAAATCTTTAGTAGAAATTATGCAGGAAAGAAAGCGTCTAATTGAAAAAACGAAGCAAGGAAAGCTATCACCAGAAGAAATGTCGGGTGCAACATTTACAATTTCATCTCTAGGCTCATTTAATATTAAGCAATTTACCGCAATCATTAACCCTCCCGAAAGTGGCATTTTAGCTGTAGGCAAAGTGGAAGATTATCTTTACTTGGAGCAGGGAGAAGTAAAATCACAAAAACGTCTGAACTTAACAGCTAGCTTTGATCACCGTTTAGTGGATGGGGCAGATGGTGCTCAATTTATGAATACGCTTGAGGAAGTGCTGATTAAAGATAGCTGGTATTTATTTTAA
- a CDS encoding SDR family NAD(P)-dependent oxidoreductase produces the protein MYTIDLQQKVAIVTGAHQGIGLQIAIALLDAGCKCVLVDLNEEIQTTANRLAEQFPNQVYAVQGDIRTKKSCEEIFVKTMDKFARVDILVNNAGIMRTTPFLEVSEEEWDLVMTINLKGMFFLTQIVATYMKDNQIEGSIINMSSIAGRSGRPLAPHYAASKAAVISLTKSSAEAFGKFNIRTNALCPGVISTPMMDEIFEKRKIIEKQDPRDTFLQRIKLDRLGTPEDIAKAALFLSSDLSSYINGQAINVCGGYEMN, from the coding sequence ATGTACACCATTGACTTACAACAAAAGGTTGCAATAGTAACGGGGGCACATCAAGGAATTGGCTTACAAATTGCTATTGCTTTACTCGATGCAGGTTGCAAATGTGTTCTTGTAGATTTAAACGAAGAAATTCAAACAACAGCTAACCGTTTAGCGGAGCAATTTCCAAACCAAGTTTATGCTGTGCAAGGGGATATTCGCACGAAAAAATCATGTGAAGAGATATTCGTAAAAACGATGGATAAATTCGCTCGAGTAGATATTTTAGTAAACAACGCAGGCATTATGCGAACGACTCCATTCCTTGAGGTATCTGAGGAAGAGTGGGATTTAGTAATGACCATTAACTTAAAGGGCATGTTCTTTTTAACACAGATTGTAGCAACATACATGAAGGATAATCAAATCGAGGGGTCCATCATTAATATGTCTTCTATTGCTGGAAGGAGTGGGCGACCTTTAGCACCACATTATGCAGCAAGTAAAGCTGCGGTAATTAGCTTAACAAAGTCAAGTGCTGAGGCATTCGGGAAATTTAACATTCGTACAAATGCATTATGTCCAGGCGTAATTTCTACACCAATGATGGATGAAATATTTGAAAAAAGAAAGATTATCGAAAAACAAGACCCGCGTGATACATTTTTACAACGCATTAAGCTAGACAGATTAGGAACACCAGAAGACATTGCAAAAGCAGCATTATTCCTAAGCTCAGACTTAAGTAGCTATATAAATGGACAAGCGATAAATGTTTGTGGTGGGTATGAGATGAATTGA
- a CDS encoding C4-dicarboxylate TRAP transporter substrate-binding protein — protein MKRKYALLVSLILVLVLAVVGCGNSENGSSSNGESGNGSKGEKLVLRMGYVMAENSPTHEAVQEFAKNVAERTDGMIEIQPFPNSTLGSDSDVLEQAKLGTPVIAYNNPSGLSDIVPDLSILGGPFLVDDWNQLSKVINSDFMKEQEATLQENGLRVLAFNWYFGARHVISDREVKTPADLKGAKIRSSPLPMWEETIKAMGGSPTSLEWAEVYPGLEQGVIVGAEAPLETIYTSKLHEVANHISLTGHFKQVNGWLMSEKVFSSLSEEHQKILLEEAKSVGEKLTQLTIEKEKEYEQKLKDEGVTITEPDVDAFKEATLKVYDILSSSWSQGVYEKVKNEIEK, from the coding sequence TTGAAAAGAAAATATGCGTTATTGGTTAGTCTCATTTTAGTTTTAGTATTAGCTGTAGTAGGGTGCGGAAATTCAGAAAATGGTTCAAGTTCAAATGGTGAATCGGGCAACGGTAGTAAAGGGGAAAAGCTAGTGCTTCGTATGGGATATGTAATGGCTGAAAATTCACCGACACATGAAGCTGTGCAAGAGTTTGCTAAAAACGTTGCTGAGCGTACAGATGGAATGATTGAAATTCAACCATTCCCTAACTCAACATTAGGTAGTGACTCTGATGTATTAGAGCAAGCGAAGTTAGGTACTCCTGTAATTGCATATAACAATCCATCAGGATTATCAGACATAGTTCCAGATTTATCAATTTTAGGAGGGCCTTTCTTAGTCGATGATTGGAATCAATTAAGCAAAGTTATTAATTCTGATTTTATGAAAGAGCAAGAGGCTACTTTGCAGGAAAATGGTTTGCGCGTTCTGGCGTTTAATTGGTATTTCGGTGCGCGTCATGTAATTTCTGATCGTGAAGTGAAAACACCAGCAGATTTAAAAGGTGCAAAGATTCGTTCATCTCCGCTACCAATGTGGGAAGAAACAATTAAAGCGATGGGTGGCAGTCCTACATCATTGGAGTGGGCAGAAGTTTACCCCGGATTAGAGCAAGGAGTAATCGTAGGTGCTGAGGCACCATTAGAAACGATTTATACGAGCAAGTTACATGAAGTAGCTAATCATATTTCATTAACAGGTCATTTTAAACAAGTAAATGGTTGGTTAATGAGTGAAAAAGTATTCTCTTCACTGTCGGAAGAACACCAGAAGATTCTTTTAGAAGAAGCAAAATCTGTAGGGGAAAAACTAACACAATTAACAATTGAGAAAGAAAAAGAGTATGAGCAAAAGTTAAAGGATGAAGGTGTAACTATTACTGAACCAGATGTAGACGCTTTCAAAGAAGCGACTTTAAAAGTTTATGATATTCTTTCGAGTAGTTGGAGCCAAGGGGTTTATGAAAAAGTAAAAAACGAGATTGAAAAGTAA
- a CDS encoding TRAP transporter small permease, translating to MFMKVISLVEEAIVFILTAILVVLTFINVILRYFFNYSISGSVEISILLFAWIIFVGSSMAFKYKNHISIDIVEALLPTTAKKILNFMISTILLVFTAVMSVYGTVLTINVLGESLGATTIPKSLVYSAFPVGFGLMTIRLIQQLFKTVKGEG from the coding sequence ATGTTCATGAAAGTTATATCATTAGTAGAAGAGGCAATAGTATTCATATTAACAGCAATTTTAGTAGTGTTAACCTTTATAAATGTTATCTTACGTTACTTCTTTAATTATTCGATATCAGGTTCCGTAGAAATCTCAATTCTTTTATTTGCTTGGATTATTTTTGTCGGATCTAGTATGGCTTTTAAATATAAGAACCATATATCAATAGATATAGTAGAAGCGTTGCTGCCGACGACAGCCAAAAAAATACTTAATTTTATGATTTCAACTATTTTATTAGTTTTCACTGCTGTGATGAGTGTATACGGTACAGTGCTGACAATTAATGTATTAGGGGAAAGTTTAGGGGCTACGACGATACCGAAATCATTGGTTTATTCAGCATTTCCAGTTGGCTTTGGGCTTATGACAATTCGTTTAATTCAACAATTATTTAAAACAGTTAAAGGGGAGGGATAA
- a CDS encoding TRAP transporter large permease, producing the protein MAILIIALMLVLMMIGMPIAFSIFIPTLIFFIVEPSVSIEVFIQRIISGTQSFPLLAIPFFILTGYLMNESDISRRLINLSSAAIGHIKGGIGYINILVNTFMAGMSGSSNADAAVLSKLLVDPMEKKGYSRGLAAGITAASSLIAPIIPPSIALIMYGFMAEVSIGRLFMAGILPGIVMAIFLLAFNFIYAQKNDLPKEHEHFSAKEVYRTFLQGILALFTPIIIVGGIRLGIMTPTEAGAITVVYAFCIGYFVYKKLTLNTLRDAIKESALLTSVVMIIVAASSAFGWVLTWERIPQQVAQFVLGISDHPLVVLLLINIMLLIIGMFIEGTASIVLLTPLLVPLITEVGIDPIHFGIVMVMNLAIGSITPPLGTVMFTTSAAAKISLTEFLKKSWPLYLVLLLALAVVTCIPQLSLLLVK; encoded by the coding sequence ATGGCAATTTTAATAATAGCTTTAATGTTAGTACTAATGATGATAGGTATGCCAATAGCATTCTCTATTTTTATCCCAACATTAATCTTTTTCATTGTTGAACCATCAGTATCAATAGAAGTATTTATTCAACGTATTATTTCGGGTACACAGTCATTTCCTTTATTAGCAATTCCGTTCTTTATTTTAACGGGCTATTTGATGAATGAAAGTGATATTTCACGAAGATTGATTAATTTATCCTCGGCTGCTATCGGACATATCAAGGGGGGAATTGGGTATATTAATATTCTTGTTAATACTTTCATGGCAGGAATGTCAGGCTCATCTAACGCAGATGCTGCTGTATTATCAAAATTATTAGTAGATCCAATGGAAAAGAAAGGTTATAGCAGAGGCTTAGCAGCAGGAATAACAGCTGCTTCTTCATTAATTGCTCCCATTATTCCTCCAAGTATTGCTTTAATCATGTATGGATTTATGGCGGAAGTATCCATTGGACGATTATTTATGGCTGGTATTTTACCGGGTATTGTAATGGCAATCTTTTTATTAGCCTTTAACTTCATTTACGCACAAAAAAATGATTTACCTAAAGAACATGAACATTTTTCAGCTAAGGAAGTATATCGTACATTTCTTCAAGGGATTTTAGCATTGTTCACACCTATTATTATTGTTGGAGGAATTCGTTTAGGAATAATGACTCCTACAGAAGCGGGAGCAATTACAGTTGTTTATGCGTTTTGTATCGGTTATTTTGTATACAAAAAACTTACTTTAAACACACTTCGAGATGCTATAAAGGAATCTGCCTTACTTACATCAGTAGTTATGATTATCGTAGCAGCATCCTCTGCTTTTGGATGGGTATTAACATGGGAAAGGATTCCGCAACAAGTAGCACAATTTGTATTGGGAATTTCAGACCATCCATTAGTAGTATTGCTTTTAATTAATATTATGTTGCTAATTATTGGAATGTTTATCGAAGGAACAGCAAGTATTGTGCTATTAACTCCTTTACTTGTCCCGTTAATTACAGAGGTAGGGATTGACCCTATTCACTTTGGAATTGTAATGGTAATGAATCTTGCAATTGGAAGTATTACACCTCCTCTTGGCACAGTGATGTTTACTACAAGTGCAGCAGCTAAAATTTCACTTACTGAGTTTCTTAAGAAAAGTTGGCCTCTATACTTAGTCCTGTTATTAGCATTAGCTGTCGTAACATGTATTCCACAACTATCTTTATTATTAGTTAAATAA